Proteins co-encoded in one candidate division KSB1 bacterium genomic window:
- a CDS encoding Gfo/Idh/MocA family oxidoreductase — MNIACVGVGGMGQNNVHEMATENIVALCDVDWNFAAPVFEKYPKARRFKDYRAMFDECKEIDAVIIATPDHTHAIITLAAMELGKHVYTQKPLTHTVAEARQLSEAAAKNPKLVTQMGNQGHSGEEIRLECEWIQDGAIGPVHEVHVWTDRPVWPQGIYERPAEMEIPSGLDWDLWIGPARFRPYNKIYHPFNWRGWWDFGTGALGDMGCHMIDHPYTALKLKYPKSVTASFAMDFKDDNIWEKRPLSETFPRASIVTYYFPEREGMPPVKLIWYDGGLQPPRPEELEPNRRMPINGQLYVGEKGKLLSGDGMTRLIPESAMRAYKVPPKTIPRIDGSHEQNFIKAIKEGKPSSAPFSYAGPLTETVLLGNIALKFPYQSLEFDPEAMVVKGNDEATAMLRTDYRKGW, encoded by the coding sequence TTGAACATTGCCTGCGTCGGCGTCGGCGGCATGGGGCAGAACAACGTCCATGAAATGGCCACCGAAAACATTGTTGCCCTTTGCGATGTGGACTGGAATTTTGCGGCGCCGGTATTCGAGAAATACCCCAAGGCCAGGCGCTTCAAAGATTATCGCGCCATGTTCGATGAATGCAAAGAAATCGATGCCGTAATAATCGCCACTCCCGATCATACGCATGCAATCATTACCCTGGCGGCGATGGAACTAGGCAAGCACGTCTATACCCAGAAGCCGCTGACGCATACGGTTGCCGAAGCGCGACAGCTTTCCGAAGCGGCCGCTAAAAATCCCAAGCTTGTTACACAGATGGGTAATCAGGGACATTCGGGCGAAGAAATTCGCCTGGAGTGCGAGTGGATTCAGGACGGCGCCATCGGGCCGGTGCACGAGGTACATGTCTGGACCGACCGGCCGGTTTGGCCGCAGGGTATCTATGAGCGGCCGGCGGAAATGGAGATTCCATCAGGCTTGGACTGGGATTTGTGGATCGGGCCGGCGCGTTTTCGGCCGTACAATAAAATCTACCATCCTTTCAACTGGCGCGGATGGTGGGATTTCGGCACCGGCGCGCTCGGCGACATGGGCTGCCACATGATCGATCACCCTTACACCGCCCTCAAATTGAAATACCCCAAGTCCGTGACCGCCAGCTTTGCCATGGATTTTAAGGACGACAATATCTGGGAAAAGCGGCCTTTAAGCGAGACGTTTCCCCGCGCTTCCATCGTCACTTATTATTTCCCGGAACGCGAAGGCATGCCGCCCGTCAAGCTGATCTGGTACGACGGCGGTCTGCAGCCGCCGCGTCCTGAAGAGCTCGAGCCCAATCGCCGCATGCCGATCAACGGCCAGCTCTACGTCGGCGAAAAGGGCAAGCTGCTCAGCGGCGACGGTATGACGCGGCTGATTCCCGAAAGCGCCATGCGCGCCTACAAAGTGCCGCCGAAGACGATCCCCCGTATCGATGGATCGCACGAGCAGAATTTCATCAAAGCGATCAAGGAAGGCAAGCCGTCCAGCGCTCCCTTCAGCTATGCGGGGCCTCTTACCGAGACGGTTCTGCTCGGCAATATTGCCCTCAAATTCCCTTACCAGTCATTGGAATTCGATCCGGAGGCAATGGTCGTGAAGGGCAACGATGAAGCCACGGCTATGCTCCGTACCGATTATCGAAAAGGCTGGTAA
- a CDS encoding DoxX family protein translates to MKQNRWIMTILRVAVGWHFLYEGIAKLAAGNWSAASYLANSTGPLAPIYHWIANSPTPLKITDAANMYGLTLIGLALFIGLAVRPAAVAGAFLLTLYYFAYPPFGPSLWKASEGHLFIVDKLFIEAAVLLLLAFSRETGYGLAALRPLLKRKSREGETLNASRREMLKNLATLPALGVMGWLAGRSKALASVDASTGATIQIGQKALAELKGELPKGKLGPHQISRLVLGGNLIGGWAHSRDLIYVSALFKAYNTEKKIFETLMLAEQAGINAINIGFASNPLLAQYKKITGSKIKVISQVHPDMEKKDYFVNIDKAIDYGVDIVQVQGNWCDWLVRDQKIDVIAAMLDHIRSQGYVAGLGAHSAAALFACTEQGIMPDYYMKTMHHENYWSAHPREYRVNFEVDGPKSLDHNRFHDNMFDLFPEQTIEFIKQAQKPVMAFKVLAAGAIPPEDGFRWAFENGADFICVGMFDFQIVNDVNITLEVLANLKRSRPWFA, encoded by the coding sequence ATGAAACAAAACCGATGGATTATGACCATATTGCGCGTTGCCGTGGGATGGCATTTCCTCTATGAAGGAATTGCCAAACTGGCCGCAGGCAATTGGTCCGCCGCCTCCTACTTAGCCAACAGTACCGGCCCGCTAGCGCCAATCTACCATTGGATCGCCAACTCGCCGACGCCGCTAAAAATTACCGATGCGGCCAATATGTACGGCCTCACGTTAATCGGCCTGGCTCTTTTTATCGGCCTGGCCGTTCGCCCTGCCGCAGTCGCCGGCGCTTTCTTGCTTACACTTTATTATTTCGCCTATCCGCCTTTCGGACCATCACTCTGGAAGGCCTCGGAAGGACATCTGTTTATTGTCGACAAGCTGTTCATCGAGGCTGCGGTGCTGCTGCTTCTTGCCTTTTCGCGCGAAACCGGTTACGGTCTGGCGGCATTGCGGCCGTTGCTCAAACGTAAATCAAGAGAGGGGGAAACTCTGAACGCATCCCGACGCGAGATGCTCAAGAATCTGGCGACGCTTCCCGCCCTCGGCGTCATGGGTTGGCTGGCCGGCCGCAGCAAGGCTTTGGCAAGTGTCGACGCTTCCACCGGCGCCACCATTCAAATCGGCCAAAAGGCGCTGGCGGAGCTGAAGGGCGAACTGCCGAAGGGCAAACTCGGGCCGCATCAAATCAGCCGCTTGGTACTGGGAGGCAACCTCATCGGCGGCTGGGCGCATTCGCGCGATCTCATTTATGTTTCCGCCTTGTTCAAAGCCTACAATACGGAGAAAAAGATATTCGAGACCCTCATGCTGGCCGAGCAGGCGGGCATCAATGCCATCAACATCGGTTTTGCCTCCAATCCGCTGCTGGCGCAGTATAAGAAAATTACCGGCAGCAAAATCAAGGTGATCTCGCAGGTGCACCCGGACATGGAGAAAAAGGACTATTTCGTCAATATCGATAAAGCGATCGATTACGGCGTCGACATCGTTCAGGTGCAGGGCAACTGGTGCGATTGGCTGGTGCGCGATCAAAAGATCGACGTCATTGCCGCCATGCTCGATCACATTCGCTCGCAGGGCTATGTTGCCGGTTTAGGTGCACATTCTGCCGCAGCCTTGTTTGCCTGTACCGAACAAGGCATCATGCCCGACTATTATATGAAAACCATGCATCACGAAAACTATTGGTCGGCGCATCCGCGCGAATATCGAGTGAACTTTGAGGTCGACGGTCCGAAATCGCTCGATCACAACCGTTTTCATGACAACATGTTCGACCTCTTTCCCGAACAGACGATCGAGTTCATCAAACAGGCGCAAAAGCCGGTCATGGCATTCAAAGTCCTTGCCGCCGGTGCAATTCCGCCTGAAGACGGCTTCCGATGGGCGTTCGAAAACGGCGCCGATTTCATCTGCGTCGGCATGTTCGACTTTCAGATCGTCAACGACGTCAACATCACACTTGAGGTCCTCGCTAATTTGAAACGGTCGCGGCCATGGTTTGCATAA
- a CDS encoding alpha-N-arabinofuranosidase, with amino-acid sequence MKRIPLVLLLTACLYGQASITIDLNQKSEPIQPYIYGQFIEHLGRCIYGGLWAEMLEDRKFYYPITDDYKPFATSRDDFWKAGDYQYLAASPWKVIGPAGSVKMDVSEPYVGEHSPVIFLPGNGTAAGIAQPELAVRKGKRYVGRIVLAGSPTAAPITVRLVSHDGMTVSQTIPSLTLNYKTYPLTFKPNFSCDHATLEIFSTGAGSFKIGTVSLMPDDNIHGWRRDVIALLKELNSPVYRWPGGNFVSGYNWRDGIGPRDKRPPRKNPAWKGVEHNDVGIHEYMQLMELIGAEPFVSVNTGLGTVEEVAEEVEYINGDVSTPMGKLRAQNGHPQPWRCRFWAVGNEMYGEWQLGHMPLEQYVEKHNRVAEAMWKVDPTIKLIGVGEVGRWSETMLRVCGDYMNLISEHIYCKDLDDVPAHVRQLADQIRYKADAHRRYRREIPGLLEKDIRISMDEWNYWYGDYIYGELGVRYHLKDALGVAVGLHEYYRNSDLFFMANYAQTVNVIGCIKTTRTDAAFDATGLPLVLYRREFGTIPLKLEGETGSLDAAAALTDDGRTLTVSFVNPTPQTTKVRLDLLGGKLGSKAVRYVIRHDDPMAYNEPGKPPVLTIKQNKVKVAQSLEVPAYAIALYRLPIKP; translated from the coding sequence ATGAAACGTATTCCCTTAGTTCTACTGCTTACTGCCTGTCTTTACGGCCAGGCCTCCATTACCATCGATTTAAATCAAAAAAGCGAGCCGATTCAGCCCTACATTTACGGCCAATTCATCGAACACTTGGGCCGCTGCATCTACGGCGGCTTGTGGGCGGAAATGCTCGAAGACCGCAAATTTTATTATCCGATAACCGACGACTATAAGCCTTTTGCCACCTCCCGCGATGACTTTTGGAAGGCGGGCGACTATCAGTATCTCGCCGCTTCTCCGTGGAAGGTCATCGGCCCGGCCGGCAGCGTCAAGATGGATGTGTCCGAACCTTATGTCGGCGAGCATTCCCCTGTCATCTTTCTGCCGGGCAACGGCACCGCGGCCGGCATCGCTCAACCGGAGCTGGCCGTGCGCAAAGGGAAAAGGTACGTCGGCCGCATCGTCCTGGCCGGCTCCCCGACCGCCGCACCGATCACCGTGCGCCTCGTTTCCCATGACGGCATGACCGTTTCCCAAACCATCCCCAGCCTGACGCTCAATTATAAAACATATCCGCTGACCTTCAAGCCGAATTTTTCCTGCGACCATGCCACTTTGGAGATCTTTTCGACCGGAGCCGGATCCTTTAAAATCGGCACCGTTTCGCTCATGCCGGACGACAACATCCACGGCTGGCGCCGCGATGTGATTGCGCTCCTGAAAGAGCTGAATTCGCCGGTCTACCGGTGGCCGGGCGGCAATTTCGTCAGCGGCTACAATTGGCGCGACGGCATCGGTCCGCGCGACAAGCGGCCGCCGCGCAAGAATCCCGCCTGGAAAGGCGTCGAACACAACGACGTCGGCATTCACGAGTACATGCAGCTCATGGAGCTGATCGGCGCCGAACCGTTCGTTTCAGTAAACACCGGCCTGGGCACCGTCGAGGAAGTGGCCGAGGAAGTTGAGTACATTAACGGCGATGTCTCCACACCGATGGGCAAGCTGCGCGCCCAGAACGGCCATCCGCAGCCGTGGCGCTGTCGCTTCTGGGCGGTCGGCAACGAGATGTACGGCGAGTGGCAGCTCGGCCATATGCCGTTGGAGCAATATGTCGAGAAACACAATCGCGTCGCCGAGGCGATGTGGAAAGTCGATCCGACCATCAAGCTGATCGGCGTCGGCGAGGTGGGCCGCTGGAGCGAGACTATGCTGCGCGTCTGCGGCGACTATATGAACCTGATCAGCGAGCACATCTATTGCAAGGATTTGGATGACGTGCCGGCGCACGTGCGGCAGCTGGCCGATCAGATCCGCTATAAGGCCGATGCGCATCGACGCTACCGCCGCGAGATTCCCGGCCTGCTGGAAAAGGACATCCGCATATCGATGGACGAGTGGAACTATTGGTACGGCGATTATATCTACGGAGAATTGGGAGTGCGTTATCATCTCAAAGACGCCCTCGGCGTTGCCGTCGGCCTGCACGAGTACTACCGCAACAGCGACCTCTTTTTCATGGCCAATTACGCGCAGACGGTGAACGTCATCGGATGCATCAAGACAACGCGCACCGACGCCGCCTTTGATGCCACCGGTCTGCCGCTGGTGCTCTATCGTCGCGAATTCGGCACGATTCCGCTCAAGCTCGAAGGCGAGACGGGCAGCCTGGATGCGGCGGCGGCCTTGACAGACGACGGGCGCACCCTGACCGTCTCTTTCGTCAATCCGACCCCGCAGACGACCAAAGTCCGCTTAGACCTGCTCGGCGGAAAGCTCGGCAGCAAGGCTGTGCGTTACGTCATTCGCCATGACGACCCCATGGCTTACAACGAGCCGGGCAAACCGCCGGTGTTGACGATTAAACAGAACAAAGTAAAAGTCGCTCAATCTTTGGAAGTTCCTGCCTACGCAATTGCGCTCTATAGGCTGCCGATAAAGCCTTAA
- a CDS encoding CAP domain-containing protein, which translates to MNFLKGILVLLLATILSCGKQRSPMQSTAVTEEEMMARRTHELVNAHRSALRLPPLLWNETVAEQAVKHSRDMASGRVPLGHEGFEERFQAISTVLSAQAGGENVAYNYGFNDPSQAAVNGWLNSPGHRANIEGEYTLTGLGCARDVKGGWYFTQIFILTFKSVALEH; encoded by the coding sequence ATGAACTTTTTAAAGGGGATTTTGGTGCTGCTTCTCGCAACAATTCTAAGCTGCGGGAAGCAGCGCTCGCCGATGCAGTCTACGGCGGTAACCGAAGAAGAAATGATGGCAAGGCGAACCCATGAATTGGTGAATGCACATCGGTCGGCACTTCGGTTGCCGCCTTTATTGTGGAATGAAACGGTCGCAGAACAGGCGGTTAAGCACAGTCGCGATATGGCTTCCGGCAGAGTACCTCTCGGACATGAAGGATTTGAAGAGCGTTTCCAGGCTATCAGCACGGTTCTCTCAGCGCAGGCGGGCGGCGAGAATGTAGCTTACAATTATGGTTTCAACGATCCGTCCCAAGCGGCTGTAAATGGTTGGCTTAATAGCCCCGGCCATCGTGCCAACATCGAAGGAGAGTATACATTGACCGGATTAGGATGCGCCAGAGATGTAAAGGGCGGATGGTATTTTACGCAAATTTTTATTCTGACATTTAAATCGGTGGCCCTCGAACACTGA
- a CDS encoding MFS transporter, with protein sequence MLKNKPHKAVFSPRTIFSLNPQGVLLGSVFFLFYFGLSAWLPFFNLYLKSRGFSGAQVGVVAGSYQAVLFFVVPIWGMLADRFGNKRLLMIVLFTAGLLIWNLRLIADYHLMIGYIILLAAMHHPLGTLSDSLAIGYVKHNPRAAFGQFRLWASLGWALGNLVMGRLLLSRSYTLMFTVAAAFYLAAWLLTDFFHEQRSPQIPRSYKEAPRLFMQKQRIAFLLLLTLYGIAISPLYVFINLYYRDIGANNQIIGAAFAVQALSEVPFFLYGRALAARFGSGGLLVFSMATAVGRLVLYGLIRHPLPALAVGLTSGITYSLFWIAIVDLMHDLTPEKYRSTAQSLLWAFHVGCGVTLGNLSIGLLSDYFHMQKIMLMAAALSAVVTVGMWTYLRRFNLLKRFRGPAIEVAELPHVVVQD encoded by the coding sequence ATGCTAAAAAATAAGCCTCATAAAGCGGTCTTTTCACCTCGCACTATTTTCTCATTAAACCCCCAGGGCGTCCTCCTCGGCAGCGTCTTTTTCCTCTTTTACTTTGGTCTCTCGGCCTGGCTGCCGTTCTTTAATCTTTATCTAAAGAGCCGCGGCTTTTCCGGCGCCCAAGTCGGGGTGGTCGCCGGTTCTTATCAGGCGGTGCTGTTTTTTGTGGTACCTATCTGGGGCATGCTGGCCGATCGCTTCGGCAACAAGCGGCTGCTGATGATCGTCCTGTTTACAGCGGGACTGCTGATCTGGAATCTTCGCCTGATTGCCGATTACCATCTGATGATCGGTTACATCATTCTTTTGGCCGCCATGCACCATCCCCTCGGCACCCTGTCCGACAGCCTGGCCATCGGTTATGTCAAACACAACCCCCGCGCGGCGTTCGGCCAGTTTCGTCTCTGGGCTTCGCTCGGTTGGGCGCTCGGCAACCTGGTCATGGGAAGACTGCTGCTAAGCCGCAGCTATACTCTCATGTTCACGGTCGCAGCGGCTTTCTATCTTGCCGCCTGGCTTTTGACCGACTTTTTCCACGAACAGCGGTCGCCTCAGATACCCCGCTCTTATAAAGAGGCGCCGCGACTTTTTATGCAAAAGCAACGCATCGCTTTCCTCCTTTTACTGACGCTCTACGGCATTGCCATCTCGCCGCTGTATGTTTTCATCAACCTGTATTACCGCGACATCGGCGCGAACAATCAGATCATCGGCGCTGCCTTTGCAGTGCAGGCGCTCAGCGAGGTGCCGTTTTTTCTTTACGGCCGCGCCCTGGCCGCCCGCTTCGGCAGCGGCGGGCTGCTCGTCTTTTCTATGGCGACGGCTGTCGGCCGCTTGGTGCTGTACGGTCTGATCCGACACCCTCTTCCGGCCCTGGCCGTCGGGCTGACCAGCGGCATAACCTATTCTCTGTTTTGGATCGCCATCGTGGATCTGATGCACGACTTGACGCCGGAAAAATACCGCTCCACCGCGCAGTCGCTGTTGTGGGCTTTTCATGTCGGCTGCGGCGTGACGCTCGGCAACCTCAGCATCGGTCTGCTCTCCGACTATTTTCACATGCAAAAAATCATGCTGATGGCTGCAGCTTTGAGCGCCGTCGTAACGGTCGGCATGTGGACTTATCTCCGGCGCTTCAACCTGCTCAAGCGTTTCCGTGGACCGGCAATCGAGGTCGCAGAGCTGCCGCATGTGGTCGTACAGGATTAG
- a CDS encoding glycoside hydrolase family 5 protein, producing MNGKKIALKLVIVSLLAVGACSRQPSQSTPQSEPSLSPLHTVGRWILNAEGDTVILRGVNIPSLEWNAAGDQIITSLTHAVDKWKINIARIPLSQDRWYGFGPEQSDGGIGYRALVDKLVTLGNRKGCYIWLDLHWNNAGEWGKNIGQHKMPDDLSATFWRDLARLYTDHPAVLFGLYNEPHDVDWGTWRNGGIVTEQLQDGALVYHTPGHQALVETIRSVGADNLIIAAGLDWGFDLRGILSGYALTGENIVYDTHPYPWKPKPWDVFFGNVGRIYPIIVGEWGGTVADGHQNYGLEMAAYLRCNAFCWTAWSFHPTAGPQLIKNWNYDPTWFGELVMRELATPVELP from the coding sequence ATGAACGGGAAAAAGATTGCCCTTAAGTTGGTGATTGTTTCCCTGCTGGCGGTCGGCGCCTGCAGCAGGCAACCGTCGCAATCGACGCCGCAATCGGAACCTTCGCTTTCGCCCCTGCACACGGTCGGTCGATGGATCCTGAACGCCGAGGGCGATACCGTGATCCTGCGCGGCGTCAACATTCCCAGCCTGGAGTGGAACGCCGCCGGGGATCAGATAATCACCTCGCTGACTCATGCCGTCGACAAATGGAAAATCAACATCGCCCGCATTCCGTTGTCGCAGGACCGCTGGTACGGCTTTGGACCGGAACAGAGCGACGGCGGGATCGGCTATCGCGCATTGGTCGATAAGCTCGTAACGCTCGGCAACCGCAAGGGATGTTACATTTGGCTCGATCTGCATTGGAACAATGCCGGCGAATGGGGAAAGAACATCGGCCAGCACAAAATGCCCGACGACCTTTCGGCGACGTTTTGGCGCGACCTGGCGCGGCTATACACCGATCATCCGGCGGTTTTGTTCGGTCTTTACAACGAGCCTCACGACGTCGACTGGGGCACCTGGCGCAACGGCGGCATAGTAACGGAGCAGCTGCAGGACGGCGCGCTGGTCTACCACACCCCCGGCCATCAGGCCCTGGTCGAGACCATTCGTTCCGTCGGGGCAGACAACCTCATCATCGCCGCCGGTTTGGATTGGGGTTTTGACCTGCGCGGCATCCTCTCCGGTTACGCCTTGACGGGAGAAAACATTGTCTACGATACTCACCCCTATCCTTGGAAGCCCAAACCGTGGGACGTGTTTTTCGGCAACGTCGGGCGGATCTATCCGATCATCGTCGGCGAATGGGGCGGAACCGTCGCCGACGGCCATCAAAACTATGGGCTCGAGATGGCCGCCTACCTGCGCTGCAACGCCTTCTGCTGGACGGCCTGGTCCTTTCATCCCACCGCCGGGCCGCAGCTCATTAAAAACTGGAATTATGATCCGACATGGTTCGGCGAGCTTGTCATGCGCGAACTGGCGACGCCCGTCGAACTGCCCTAA
- a CDS encoding lactonase family protein, whose protein sequence is MKKSLSILFAAIFAACGGRSSAPSAQGSESVEYFVFVGTYTAGASEGIYVYRLNPQTGGLRLARTIQDRNNPSFLTIDIPRRRLFVVREVDNYQGTDQGAVAAYRIDPESGSLSFINAQPSGGAHPCHVTVDALGRFVFVANYSSGTIAAFPVQEDGSLSPASTVIQHRGSGPNKSRQEGPHAHSVTLSPDGRFLLACDLGIDKVMVYQTDFSGNGLVAEPSRFAAAAPGAGPRHLTFDPSGQRIYVINELNSSITVYDYHAEDGSLTRIESVSTLPPDFSGANTCADIHITPDGRFLYGSNRGHDSLAAFAVDAASGKLTLLGHTPTGRTPRNFVIDPSGSYILVANQNSDSIIVMQIDRQTGKLTPLQTVSVPSPVCIQIVERFH, encoded by the coding sequence ATGAAAAAATCTCTTTCGATACTGTTTGCGGCAATTTTCGCCGCCTGCGGCGGCCGTTCCTCCGCCCCTTCGGCGCAAGGATCCGAGTCCGTTGAGTATTTCGTCTTTGTCGGCACCTACACGGCCGGCGCAAGCGAAGGCATCTATGTTTATCGCTTGAATCCGCAAACCGGCGGTCTACGATTGGCACGAACGATTCAGGATCGTAACAATCCATCTTTTTTGACGATCGACATTCCGCGCCGGCGTTTGTTCGTCGTGCGCGAAGTAGACAATTACCAGGGAACCGATCAGGGTGCCGTGGCCGCCTATCGCATCGACCCGGAAAGCGGCAGTTTGAGCTTTATCAATGCTCAACCTTCGGGCGGCGCGCACCCCTGCCATGTAACGGTCGATGCCCTCGGCCGCTTTGTGTTCGTCGCCAACTACAGCAGCGGCACGATCGCCGCTTTTCCTGTACAAGAAGACGGCTCATTATCACCGGCTTCGACGGTTATTCAACACCGCGGTTCGGGTCCCAATAAGTCACGCCAAGAGGGTCCGCACGCCCATTCGGTTACCTTATCGCCCGACGGCCGGTTTCTGTTGGCTTGCGATCTCGGTATCGACAAGGTTATGGTTTATCAGACCGATTTCTCTGGAAACGGACTTGTCGCCGAGCCGTCCCGCTTTGCCGCAGCCGCTCCCGGCGCCGGCCCCCGGCACTTGACCTTTGATCCGAGCGGACAACGCATCTATGTCATAAATGAATTGAACTCGAGCATCACCGTCTATGACTATCATGCCGAAGACGGTTCCTTGACGCGCATCGAAAGCGTGAGTACACTGCCGCCCGACTTTTCCGGTGCGAACACCTGCGCCGACATCCATATCACCCCGGACGGCCGCTTTCTTTACGGCAGCAACCGCGGGCACGACAGTCTGGCTGCCTTTGCCGTCGATGCGGCGAGCGGAAAACTGACGCTGCTCGGCCATACGCCGACAGGACGCACGCCCCGCAATTTTGTAATCGACCCAAGCGGATCCTACATTTTAGTAGCAAATCAAAACAGCGACAGCATTATTGTCATGCAGATCGACCGCCAAACCGGCAAATTGACGCCTCTGCAGACGGTTTCCGTACCCAGTCCGGTCTGCATACAGATTGTCGAACGATTCCATTAA
- a CDS encoding sigma 54-interacting transcriptional regulator, with translation MQNMEDERLLNKLSILLEINTAISRTFDLKESLMAVLKILKNSYHIRSGAVFLAEEDGETLSMAASIGYQLEAAKTKYRLGEGLTGRIAETGKAIVVPQVSKEPLFLNRMASWDPQKDREQSFIGVPIILDYDTLGVLIVNLPYQAKRDYESAKKFLALVASALVQAIRLDKIRKRDQRQLLEESARLQTRLRDEFSFQNIIGNSHEMREVFERIMQVARADTTVLIRGESGTGKELIAQAIHYNSHRADKPFVRVNCAAIPETLIETEFFGYEKGAFTDAKMQKKGRFELADGGTIFLDEIGDLSPMTQVKLLRVLQEQEFERVGGTETIKVDVRIIAATNANLEERMKQGKFREDLYYRLNVFSILLPPLRERQSDILLLADHFLLKYARKHGKSIKRISTPAIDMLRQYHWPGNVRELENCIERAVLVCDDQVIHSYHLPPTLQTAESSGTLPRISLEAAVANYEKELIQDALKATHGNRAKAARLLDTTERIIGYKIQKYQIDVERFKLGRGKKSDALV, from the coding sequence ATGCAAAACATGGAAGATGAACGGCTTTTGAACAAACTTTCCATTCTTTTGGAAATCAATACGGCCATCAGTCGGACCTTTGATCTAAAAGAATCTTTGATGGCCGTGCTCAAAATCCTAAAGAACTCTTATCATATCCGTTCGGGAGCGGTTTTTCTCGCTGAAGAGGACGGAGAGACCCTTTCGATGGCCGCTTCGATCGGCTATCAGTTGGAAGCGGCCAAGACCAAATATCGCTTGGGTGAGGGATTAACAGGGCGAATCGCTGAAACCGGCAAAGCGATCGTTGTGCCGCAGGTCAGCAAGGAGCCGCTTTTTCTCAACCGCATGGCTTCCTGGGATCCGCAAAAAGATCGTGAACAGAGCTTTATCGGCGTTCCCATCATTCTCGACTATGACACGCTGGGCGTCCTGATCGTTAATCTGCCTTATCAGGCCAAACGCGATTATGAGAGCGCAAAAAAGTTTCTTGCTCTGGTTGCCTCCGCTTTGGTGCAGGCTATCCGATTGGACAAGATTCGCAAACGGGATCAGCGGCAGCTGCTGGAAGAGAGCGCCAGACTTCAGACACGCCTGCGCGATGAGTTCAGCTTTCAAAACATCATCGGCAACAGCCACGAAATGCGCGAAGTGTTCGAACGCATCATGCAGGTGGCGCGCGCCGACACGACGGTGCTGATCCGTGGGGAATCGGGAACCGGCAAGGAGCTGATTGCCCAAGCCATTCATTACAATTCTCACCGCGCCGACAAACCCTTCGTGCGCGTCAACTGCGCCGCCATTCCGGAAACGCTGATCGAAACGGAATTCTTCGGCTATGAAAAAGGCGCCTTTACGGACGCCAAGATGCAGAAAAAGGGACGCTTTGAGCTGGCGGACGGCGGCACCATTTTCCTCGATGAGATCGGCGATCTCAGTCCGATGACCCAGGTTAAACTGTTGCGGGTGCTTCAGGAGCAGGAGTTCGAACGCGTCGGCGGCACCGAGACCATCAAAGTCGATGTGCGCATCATTGCCGCCACCAATGCCAACCTCGAAGAGCGTATGAAACAGGGCAAGTTCCGCGAGGATCTCTATTACCGGCTGAACGTTTTTTCCATCCTGCTGCCGCCGCTGCGCGAGCGACAATCCGACATTTTGCTGCTGGCCGACCACTTTTTGCTGAAATACGCCCGCAAGCACGGAAAGTCCATCAAGCGCATTTCGACGCCGGCCATCGACATGCTGCGCCAATACCATTGGCCGGGAAACGTGCGCGAGCTTGAGAACTGCATCGAACGGGCGGTGTTGGTGTGCGATGATCAGGTGATTCACAGTTATCATTTACCTCCCACGCTGCAGACCGCCGAGAGCAGCGGCACGCTGCCGCGAATCTCCTTGGAGGCAGCGGTAGCCAACTACGAGAAAGAACTGATCCAGGATGCTCTCAAGGCGACGCACGGCAATCGCGCCAAGGCGGCGCGGCTTCTGGATACGACTGAACGCATCATCGGCTATAAAATTCAAAAATATCAAATAGACGTCGAACGCTTCAAATTAGGGCGCGGCAAAAAGAGCGATGCCTTGGTTTGA
- a CDS encoding P-II family nitrogen regulator translates to MKLIIAYIQPEKLNAVKQALYEREIYKISVTNALGCGQQRGYHETYRGVEIEVNLLKKVRIEIAVNDAFVQPTIEGIIAGARTGNIGDGKIFILDLVECIRIRTGETGSEAIG, encoded by the coding sequence ATGAAACTCATCATTGCCTACATTCAGCCTGAAAAGCTGAATGCCGTAAAGCAGGCGCTTTATGAGCGCGAGATCTACAAAATTTCCGTCACCAATGCCCTGGGCTGCGGACAGCAAAGGGGCTATCATGAGACGTATCGCGGCGTGGAAATAGAAGTCAATTTGCTGAAAAAAGTCCGCATCGAGATTGCCGTGAACGATGCATTCGTGCAGCCGACCATTGAGGGTATTATTGCCGGTGCAAGGACCGGAAACATCGGCGACGGAAAAATTTTCATTCTCGACCTTGTGGAATGCATTCGCATTCGCACAGGCGAAACCGGCAGCGAAGCAATTGGTTGA